TAAGCTTGACTGTGGTTTAGCGCGCCGAATTTTATACCTAAATAGCAAAACTACCATTGTTACCAACAGGATTGCCATAATGACATTGGAAGCAGGGCCAAGATACTGTCTGACTAAGTAGTAGCGATCGCCTAAGACATATCCTGCACTAGCTAGCAAAGATGACCAAACCAGGGTGCCGCAGCTCACATAACCCAGAAACAACAGCACAGGCATACCGCTGATGCCAGCAGGCACAGAAATAACTGTCCGGACTCCTGGCACGACCCGACTCATGACCAGCGCTCTGCCTCCATACTGCTTAAACCAAGCCTTAGACTTCTCAATATCTTCTGCTGATACTTTAATCCAACCCCCCGATTGATGGGCCAATTTCTGTAGTCCTGGTTCCCCCAAATACTTACCTGCAAAGTACCAAGGTAATACACCTATTAAAGTCCCGAAGACCCCTGCCGACACGGCATACACCA
This region of Trichocoleus desertorum NBK24 genomic DNA includes:
- a CDS encoding DedA family protein: MESLSYLGIILLTLIAPLPSEVIMPLAGFMAAQGQLNLVYAVSAGVFGTLIGVLPWYFAGKYLGEPGLQKLAHQSGGWIKVSAEDIEKSKAWFKQYGGRALVMSRVVPGVRTVISVPAGISGMPVLLFLGYVSCGTLVWSSLLASAGYVLGDRYYLVRQYLGPASNVIMAILLVTMVVLLFRYKIRRAKPQSSLRAKELRAKKLQSKL